TAACTCTGTATTTTCCTTCTCAGAGTTGTTTCCGCTCTGAGTTCGGGTTATAGCCACTCCTTGTGgctgttttaataaaatatactttcataaaaaaaaattgaattcaatAGACAATATaggataattattaaaatgatgtggaatttaaccaatcaaaataatatatatttaaatttaaaaaatttcaaaattattatcatACTGTGCTTTTAAGATATccgtttagatttatttggaaactgtttgaattatttttaaataatttacgaGTTGTTCAAATTCACGTACAATACTTCGATTAAAAAGTGAAATCACTTGTAAGTGTAATTCTAGATTAAAACGAATGCATtcatataatttgttttttttgcttcatatatataaatcaaagtaaaattaattttgttttggaGCGTATAATCACGCTTCAGACGGACATTCAACAATGGacataaaataatgttttttttttaattaagatataaaaaaataaaaataagtttagggaccaattaatcaaaactcatataattaaaagacctagttatgtgtttaattaacctaaaatttatggataaatttataaaaggttgtaaaaatttagcttttcaattttgttctggtaagtcatttttattttataagtcaTTGcaccaaattaaataaaacttgctctaaattaattaaagatatattttataatatttttaaaaacaattatatatatgaatGATAAATTGGTTATTGTTGTCGGGAAAAATGATTTTGCCTTATTTGTTTGGTCCCATTTTGTGTTTGGTTATTCACTTGTTTTTCCTTTATAGATAAGGTTTGCAGATGCCTTTTGTTTGTCCTAAGAGTTATCGCTGTCTATAACCAGAGTGTATAGATCTAATATCTTCTAAAAGCATGTTCCATTAACCTCCATAGTTAATTAACTACCTCACTTTTGTTTAAAGAGAAATCTTATTGTACTTATATTattgcaaaatttaaaatatatatttttctatgcaggcattttttatgaaattaatttatattaaaactataagaAATGGCTAAAACCTCCATTGCTCAAAGAGTTTATGCCATTTAAGAGTACGAGTTAGAGGAAGGAGGAAACAAACTAAGCCAAATTGATGTAGTCTGGATGTCTATACAAATCTAAATCTGGATAAACAAAGGACGAGTttttacatttataataaaaaattgtcCTAATAAGACCGCTAAAAATAACATCTTTTGAACTAGAATCCTTTTGCTGAAAACCCCAAAGATTGCGGCATTTCAAATTTTCCACATGAAGACCACTTATAGCGTATTCCATAACTTAGTGTATCCTCTATTCGGAATGATGTCAATCCATTGAATAAAGAATTTCTCTAACGAAAAAAGCATTACCAATGATATATTACCCAAACGACGAAGAATACCAAACCAAATTTTTCTCGCAAAAACACAATGCATAAATAAATGGTTTtgtgtttcatttttttcattgcACAATTTATACCATTCATTGCAATAATTCTCTTGTGCCCTAAAAACGATCGCGTTGGAACCTAATTGTGAGTAGCCGTCCAAATGAAAAACAACCTTCTTAGGGAGCAGTTGAAGACCAATTCTCCTGCGTTAAAAATTGTCGTTTTGAATTCAAAAATCCCGTCGAGCTTGAAAGACCCAATCTGATAAGCTTACTAATACTGGAAGATGTAAGACCTGCTAAACCATTCTTCCAAATGAGTTTATCATCATCCAAAGATAAGGAAGGAGTGGATCTAGTACCTCCGTCAACAAGACCACTGTAGATTTGTGCAAAGTTGGAGTGCAAAACTGATAAGGATTCAGCTTCACCACCACGTAAATGCCGTCTCTAACCACTAATAACAACGTCCTTCACCGTAGCTTGCTTCATATTCGACAACTGAAAGAGACGAGGGAATATAGAAGCAACAGTCCCAACCCCAGACCAATCGTCATGCTTGAGCAAAATAGAATCACCACGACCAATATTAAAACCCACGTGCTCAATGAAAATCATCCAAATAACGTTATCTAGAAAAAAAGCTCTAATTCCCTTCCAAATAAAGGATATGTTTTTCAAATCACCAAAGAATAGCGAGTTCCAATTgtatataaaagaataattagaaACTACAGTAAAACATAAAGAGTTCCGATTAGAAGAGAGCAATTTCCACaatcatttgaaaacaaagCTTTGGTTGCGAATTTTTAGATTACATATATCCAAACCACTAAATATATAGTCACGATTAATTACCTTCCAAGATATTTTGCAAAGAACTCTCGAGGTGGTCGCTCCTTTCCAAAGAAATCTCCTCATTTGAGTTTCAAGTTGAGATTGGACAGAGATCGGCATAGCATGGATGGACATAAAGTAAAAAGGAATACTACAAAGCACCGATTTAATAAGCACTAATATGCCCGTCGGTGATAGAAGCGATCCTTGTTAAAGAGCTAGCTTTGATTTGAAGCATTGAATGACATAATTCCATGTAGAAATAGGAAGTTTACGCTGAGCCAAAAGTAACCCAAGATAACGGATAGGAAAATGGTCGATATTGCAGCCAATCAACTCATAAGCGTAAGCAAGGTCTAAATCAATAACATTAATACTAAGCAATAAACTCTTATGGAAATCAATTTTTAGTGCAGAGATTAATTTAAAGCATCAGAGAATACGAGTAAAGTTTCTAAGATTCTCCCGGTTATAGGGGTGATATAGAATTGTGTCGTTTGCAACTAAAGGACTAAAATCAAATCATGGAGAGTAGAATAGCTGAAACCCTCAACCAGCCTCAAACCTCTAGCTTTATGAAGAATACTTTTCAAACATCTGCTGCAATGATAAAAAGATATGGTGAAATCGGATTCCCCTGCCGAACACCCCTTTTTAACAAGAAAGGCTCAATAGTTGCGTGCCATGTACATTGAGTTCCTTTTATATCTCCAGTTTTAACACATAGAAGACCTGGAGAGTATTCCTTTCAATTACATGTTCATTTTGGAGCATATGGTGGAGCAGAGTTGATGTTCTCATCAActcttaatatttatataattggaaTTATTTTAAGCATTAATTTAACTAGATAGTAAATTATAATTCTTTCATTAgattttatttctaaaatttcaTATGTAGATTTTTGTGATATACAGGTTTGGTTTGAATCGATTTTCGGATTACGTTCAGAATTATTGCCTCATAGCTATTTTGTAGAATGGTGGAACACGTTAACGCAAAGTTTGCTTCATTTGGGAAGAACTAAAGAAGATTTGGTAATATGTGTTTTTATAATATGGCAAATTTGGAAAGCGCGTAATGAAGCGGTATTTCGAAAAGCCCATTGGCCAGCATCGTTGATTATCACAAAAGCGTCTGCAGACCAACAAGAGTATATTTTGGCAACACAAAAGACATCTGCAATACACAACAGGCAAAGTATTTCCATCTCTACATGTGTCAATAATTCTGTTTGGTTACCGCCACCGATTGGATTTTACAAAGTCAATTTTGATGGTGCTATAGATTTGAATAAATATATAGAGGCTATTGGCTTTGTAGTTCGTGATATTACAGGTAAAGTCATCTTGGCTAGGGCTCGGCATTTTCCTAGTGTAGTGAAGCCATATGTGGTAGAAACGCTGGGATTACGGACATCAATGGAGGAATTGCTGCAAACAGATTATcatcatttaatttttgaagGTGATTGTTAGGTTCTTATTAATGCAGTTAATTCCTCCTGTACCGACGACAGAGATGCTGGAGTGGTCTTAATTGATATCATTAGTCTAATTTCTCAATTCTCAGAAGTTAGATTTCAGTATGTCCCTCGTGATTGTAATTGGGTGGCCCACATGGTGGCCAAACAAGCCCTTCTCGATGACTGCTTCTGCAGTAATCATCATTTACTTTTAGACTGGCTCTCTCAGTTATGTTGAGGAGTCACATATTCTGTACTTTTGACACTTCTATTAATGAAGCATTTGCCTTTggtaaaaacaaaacaaaaaaggcTCAATAGGACTATTGTTAACCAAGATAAAGGTGAAAGAAGTAGACAAACAATAGGACATCCGAGAAATCCATTTATTTGGGAAATACATTATACgcataacaaataaaatataattccaATCCAAACTATCAAAAGCTTTATTCCAATTTTAGAATAAACAGTCTATCTTTCTTCTTAGAAGCTATGTGAACAAGTTCATTAGAAATCATAGCATAATCCATAATACTTCTTCCCTTAATAAAAACATGGTGATAATTAGAGACAACATAAGGGAGAAGGGGAACCAACCTGATAAAGAGACATTAAGAGCAACTTGTGCATCCCGTTAACCAAGCTAATTAGACAATGATCATTAATTTATGAAGAGCCCGGTACCTTtgaaattaaaactataaaagaTGAATTAATACCGTTATGCAAAGAACTATTGTTGTGGAAAGAATGAAAAATCTGAATAATGTCCCCTTTTATACTTTTTCAAGCACGGCggtagaaataaaaattaaaccaatcCGGACCCGGAGCCTTGCTCTCACCACATGAAGAAGGTGCATCTAAAATTTCAGATTCTTCAAATGGCCGAATAAGGCTGTCTAACTGAAAATAAGATAACCGATTAAAAAAAAGGCCCGAGATATTGGAATACACACAATGATTCTTGGCATAAAGAGCACTAAAAAGGAGTGA
This window of the Mercurialis annua linkage group LG5, ddMerAnnu1.2, whole genome shotgun sequence genome carries:
- the LOC126681600 gene encoding uncharacterized protein LOC126681600, producing the protein MESRIAETLNQPQTSSFMKNTFQTSAAMIKRYVLTHRRPGEYSFQLHVHFGAYDFCDIQVWFESIFGLRSELLPHSYFVEWWNTLTQSLLHLGRTKEDLVICVFIIWQIWKARNEAVFRKAHWPASLIITKASADQQEYILATQKTSAIHNRQSISISTCVNNSVWLPPPIGFYKVNFDGAIDLNKYIEAIGFVVRDITGKVILARARHFPSVVKPYVVLINAVNSSCTDDRDAGVVLIDIISLISQFSEVRFQYVPRDCNWVAHMVAKQALLDDCFCSNHHLLLDWLSQLC